One part of the Rutidosis leptorrhynchoides isolate AG116_Rl617_1_P2 chromosome 1, CSIRO_AGI_Rlap_v1, whole genome shotgun sequence genome encodes these proteins:
- the LOC139888174 gene encoding deSI-like protein At4g17486: MLCGMIRKKNKTGTPVYINVYDLMPVNRYAYWFGLGFYHSGVQVYGVEYAFGGSDSSKPGVVKLDPKQFQGLHIRKSILIGRTELNEKECQELIKKVAKEYPGNSYNIIYRNCNHFANDTCKRLTKKTIPGWVNRLARLNFLYSCLLPDGWNEIPPRPAVVAATHNGK, translated from the exons ATGTTATGCGGAATGATCCGAAAGAAAAATAAAACAGGGACCCCTGTGTATATAAACGTATATGATCTTATGCCTGTTAATCGTTACGCTTATTGGTTTGGCCTTGGTTTTTATCACTCAGGTGTTCAag TTTACGGGGTCGAGTATGCATTTGGTGGTAGCGACAGTTCGAAACCAGGGGTTGTTAAATTGGACCCAAAACAATTTCAAGGTTTGCATATAAGAAAATCAATTTTAATAGGAAGAACAGAACTGAATGAAAAAGAATGCCAAGAACTCATTAAAAAGGTGGCAAAGGAGTACCCTGGAAATAGTTACAACATAATATACAGGAACTGCAATCACTTTGCTAATGATACATGTAAAAGGTTGACCAAAAAGACAATCCCCGGATGGGTCAATCGCCTTGCTCGACTCA attttctttattcTTGCCTTCTACCTGACGGTTGGAACGAAATACCGCCTAGACCAGCAGTCGTTGCAGCAACGCATAATGGCAAGTAG